A genomic window from Gemmatimonadota bacterium includes:
- a CDS encoding MFS transporter, with protein MSSKNIFGNALPARVPFYYGWVVLIFAAVAMVATLPGRSVGIGLITEPLIADLGISRLDFARMNFWATIFGALFNLICGVTIDRFGVRAVVTGVLFVLSLVVLGFSQVAGAGFLLLLLVLMRGVGQSALSVVSLTMVGKWFVRRLSVAMGIFAVLMSLGFAVAIVVAGDVVLKQGWRVMWSGLGWILMVLSGLCLLFVRRDPEAVGLDTEVVKDDESDEPVIGFTLVQALMTPAFYVFAIGSALYNLVIAGVMLFNQSILRELGFDETVFQYAMAVFMATGLLGNFTAGWAARRWSLGRLMTIAMLAVGVYLIAFPELKTPGQALTHAGLLGFSGGVVSVIFFTAWADIFGRLHLGKIQGAAQVFAVLASATGPWFMESIFSSAGSYAPAFYALSPAVLIVAVFAWFVNIPRPEDAPV; from the coding sequence ATGAGTTCGAAAAATATTTTTGGCAATGCGCTACCCGCGCGTGTGCCGTTTTATTATGGCTGGGTGGTTCTGATTTTTGCGGCGGTTGCGATGGTGGCGACGCTGCCGGGCAGAAGTGTTGGTATTGGTTTGATTACGGAGCCTTTGATCGCGGATCTGGGGATTTCCCGGCTCGATTTTGCCAGGATGAATTTCTGGGCGACGATTTTTGGGGCGTTGTTCAATTTGATCTGCGGGGTAACTATTGATCGCTTTGGGGTTCGCGCTGTTGTGACAGGGGTGCTATTTGTTCTGAGTCTGGTGGTTTTGGGTTTTAGTCAGGTGGCAGGTGCTGGTTTTTTGCTTTTGTTGCTGGTTTTGATGCGGGGTGTGGGGCAGAGCGCGCTGTCTGTGGTTAGTTTGACGATGGTTGGCAAGTGGTTTGTGCGGCGGTTGAGTGTTGCGATGGGTATTTTTGCCGTGCTTATGAGTCTGGGTTTTGCGGTTGCTATTGTTGTTGCTGGTGATGTTGTGCTCAAGCAGGGTTGGCGGGTTATGTGGTCGGGGCTGGGGTGGATTTTGATGGTTCTATCTGGTTTGTGTCTGCTATTTGTTCGTCGAGATCCGGAGGCGGTTGGGCTGGATACCGAGGTTGTAAAAGATGATGAGTCGGATGAGCCGGTGATTGGATTTACGCTCGTACAGGCATTGATGACACCGGCTTTTTATGTGTTTGCTATTGGGAGTGCGCTCTACAATCTGGTTATTGCGGGGGTGATGCTGTTCAATCAGTCTATATTGAGGGAGTTGGGGTTTGATGAGACGGTGTTTCAATATGCGATGGCGGTGTTTATGGCGACGGGTTTGTTGGGGAATTTTACAGCGGGGTGGGCGGCGCGCCGATGGTCTTTGGGCAGGCTGATGACGATTGCGATGCTGGCGGTTGGCGTTTATTTGATCGCGTTTCCGGAGCTTAAAACGCCGGGGCAAGCGCTGACACATGCGGGATTGCTCGGTTTTTCAGGTGGCGTGGTTTCGGTGATTTTTTTTACGGCGTGGGCAGATATTTTTGGCCGTCTTCATCTGGGTAAGATTCAGGGGGCGGCACAGGTGTTTGCGGTTTTGGCTTCTGCAACAGGTCCGTGGTTTATGGAGTCTATTTTTAGTTCTGCGGGATCTTATGCACCCGCGTTTTACGCGCTGTCACCAGCGGTGTTGATAGTTGCCGTTTTTGCCTGGTTTGTGAATATTCCCAGGCCAGAAGATGCGCCGGTATAG
- a CDS encoding sugar phosphate isomerase/epimerase, producing the protein MGFSYCLNTSTIRNEGVSVVDAIDIAADAGYEGIEPWVAEIDAWVAGGGSLSEIRDKAAGRGIQIVNLIAFFEWSVPEDEERAKGLEEARRCFEMADALNCTYVAAPPFGIRDRDVDLFSVARRYGELMDEVAGFRAKPLLEFWGIAQTLGTLGEALLVAAECGRPDTVLLADVYHMYKGSGHFHGLEHLGPGKLGLVHVNDYPASPGRDTITDADRVYPGDGLAPWAEILAGFENAGYEGMLSLELFNPGYWEKGSVVVAEEGLAKLKACVE; encoded by the coding sequence ATGGGTTTTTCGTATTGTTTGAATACCAGCACGATTCGCAATGAGGGCGTTTCTGTGGTTGATGCCATCGATATCGCGGCGGATGCGGGGTATGAGGGGATTGAGCCATGGGTAGCAGAAATTGATGCGTGGGTTGCGGGGGGTGGTTCGCTGTCTGAGATACGCGATAAGGCAGCGGGTAGGGGGATTCAGATTGTCAATTTGATCGCGTTTTTTGAGTGGTCAGTGCCAGAGGATGAGGAGCGGGCAAAGGGGCTTGAAGAGGCGCGTCGCTGTTTTGAGATGGCCGATGCGCTCAATTGCACGTATGTCGCGGCACCGCCTTTTGGGATTCGAGACCGGGATGTGGATTTGTTTTCTGTGGCGCGTCGCTATGGTGAGTTGATGGATGAGGTTGCCGGGTTTCGAGCGAAACCTCTGCTGGAGTTTTGGGGTATTGCACAAACTCTGGGTACGTTGGGCGAGGCTTTGCTGGTGGCGGCTGAATGCGGGCGGCCCGATACGGTGCTGCTGGCGGATGTTTATCATATGTACAAGGGGAGTGGACATTTTCACGGGCTGGAACATCTGGGTCCGGGCAAGCTGGGGCTGGTGCATGTGAATGATTATCCAGCGTCGCCCGGCAGGGATACCATAACAGATGCGGATCGGGTTTATCCGGGGGATGGCTTGGCGCCCTGGGCAGAGATTTTGGCGGGGTTTGAGAATGCGGGGTATGAGGGGATGTTGTCTCTGGAGTTGTTTAATCCGGGTTATTGGGAGAAGGGGTCTGTTGTGGTTGCTGAAGAGGGTCTGGCAAAGCTCAAGGCGTGTGTGGAATGA
- a CDS encoding sulfatase-like hydrolase/transferase: protein MSHQPNIVVIITDQQRTDTMACYGNEWIQSPHHDALAARSFVFENAYVTQAVCTPARGSLITGLYPHSHGCVVNGIPLREETLSIAEMMPDAYRKGYVGKWHLGDDGNCQHGFDEWCSIADGCGYHQWLLDQGFAPNVPNRFTPQQRAEMPASAQIGAYVGAESERFIRENTERPWLLVASTFEPHPPYRGPYDGLYDPEEIPVGPTFLKHPEGHSLFNRVRSDFYRNTTDARVVAEDMTRDENWRKLRAQYLGNVKIVDDAIGQMVQALDETGQMENTIFVFTSDHGEMAGDHRMWEKRAFYEESARVPFLMHVPWLSTEQTRVDGVFGHADLVPTLLDLAGLPIPDQCQGESVAGALTGERDLKAHMAFMEWNGIGDRNLGNPDINLVATLPWRCVVTGDRWKLNLCAGDQCELFDLNTDPFEEHNLFDAPEHRDRVRNMSAAIRLWQHETGDTAPLPSI from the coding sequence TCAACCAAATATTGTAGTTATTATTACCGATCAACAGCGCACGGATACGATGGCGTGTTATGGCAATGAGTGGATTCAGTCGCCGCATCATGACGCACTGGCCGCGCGCAGTTTTGTTTTTGAGAATGCCTATGTGACGCAGGCGGTTTGTACGCCGGCGCGCGGGTCGTTGATTACCGGGCTTTATCCGCATTCGCATGGGTGTGTGGTCAATGGGATCCCGCTGAGGGAGGAGACGTTGTCCATAGCGGAGATGATGCCCGATGCGTACCGCAAGGGGTATGTGGGCAAGTGGCATTTGGGAGATGATGGCAACTGTCAGCACGGGTTTGACGAGTGGTGCAGTATTGCGGATGGGTGCGGGTACCACCAGTGGCTGCTGGATCAGGGCTTTGCGCCGAATGTGCCCAACAGGTTTACGCCCCAACAACGCGCGGAGATGCCGGCTTCCGCGCAGATTGGGGCTTATGTGGGCGCGGAGTCCGAGCGGTTTATTCGCGAGAATACGGAGCGTCCTTGGCTGCTCGTTGCCAGTACGTTTGAGCCGCATCCGCCTTATCGGGGACCTTATGACGGGTTGTACGATCCGGAGGAGATTCCGGTGGGACCGACGTTTTTGAAGCATCCAGAGGGGCATTCGCTGTTTAACCGCGTGCGCTCGGATTTTTATCGCAATACTACGGATGCGCGGGTTGTGGCGGAAGATATGACGCGGGATGAGAATTGGCGGAAGTTGCGGGCGCAGTATTTGGGCAATGTGAAAATTGTGGATGATGCCATTGGTCAGATGGTGCAGGCGCTGGATGAGACGGGTCAGATGGAGAATACGATTTTTGTGTTTACGAGTGATCACGGCGAGATGGCGGGCGATCATCGCATGTGGGAGAAGCGGGCGTTTTACGAGGAGTCGGCACGGGTACCGTTTTTGATGCATGTGCCGTGGTTGAGTACAGAGCAGACGCGGGTGGATGGGGTGTTTGGTCACGCGGATCTGGTTCCGACGCTTTTGGATCTGGCAGGGCTGCCGATTCCAGACCAGTGTCAGGGTGAGAGTGTGGCAGGTGCGTTGACAGGTGAACGCGATTTGAAGGCGCATATGGCGTTTATGGAGTGGAATGGGATTGGCGACCGCAATTTGGGGAATCCGGATATCAATTTGGTGGCGACGCTGCCGTGGCGTTGTGTTGTGACGGGCGACCGGTGGAAGTTGAATTTGTGTGCGGGCGATCAGTGCGAGTTGTTCGATTTGAATACCGATCCTTTTGAGGAGCATAATTTGTTCGATGCGCCCGAGCATCGGGACCGCGTTCGCAATATGTCGGCGGCGATTCGCTTGTGGCAGCACGAGACGGGCGATACGGCACCTTTGCCGAGTATATAA